A genomic stretch from Setaria italica strain Yugu1 chromosome VII, Setaria_italica_v2.0, whole genome shotgun sequence includes:
- the LOC101759681 gene encoding LOW QUALITY PROTEIN: ankyrin-1 (The sequence of the model RefSeq protein was modified relative to this genomic sequence to represent the inferred CDS: inserted 2 bases in 2 codons), which produces MAVLLRPAAIAGGRQVWPVAEAEGEAAREAEAASQRLVEAVARGDAREAGELLAAGRADVNYAGVVWLRARRVTEAEPREGAAAEVRAVHEEIRADVSPLFLAAGNGDVALVRALLAKGADVNGKVFRGYPATAAAREGRAEVAELLVRAGASQPACEEAVVEAALQGQAALAAIFMGSDLVRPRVAIHALVSAAARGFVDVVDTLIKCGADPNATARVLLRSLKPSLHANVDCTALFAAIVSRQVAVVRHLLQAGVKRDTKVRLGAWSWDTSTSEELRVGAGLAEPYDAVWCAVEYYESTGSILRMLLQNGYTSSATHLGRTLLHHAILCGSGGAAQTLLASGADSEAPVKTSRSSRSRPVHLATRLGQPEILQTFVDXGCDVNVRAEAGDTAAXLASRXXXXXXXXXXXXXXXXXXXXXXXXXXXXXXXXXPRSSDRNVFSPLMFAARCGDAAAMEVLLAQPDVDVDEQDLDGCSPILTAAKVGNVEAFRALVFAGANVKLSNKRGETAIGLAQQSKRDLFEQVMLEFALEKGMPGGFYALHCASRRGDAAAVRHLVASTGCDVNVPDGDGYTPLMLAAREGHAGVCELLISYGARCDLETPRGETALSLARATAAAFNKAEDVIMDELGRQAVLQGARVRKHTKGGRGRPHGKPLRMVAAAGVLRWGGSSRRNVICREAEVGGSSAFQRHRQRKGDAYEPGLFRVVTATGREVHFVCQGGEEAAELWVRGIRAVTRAAFGKRSSKE; this is translated from the exons ATGGCGGTGCTGCTGCGCCCGGCGGcgatcgccggcggccggcaggtgtggccggtggcggaggcggagggcgaggcggcgcgcgaggcggaggccgcgtCGCAGCggctggtggaggcggtggcgcgcggcgaCGCGCGGGAGGCCGGCGAGCTCCTCGCGGCGGGGCGCGCGGACGTGAACTACGCCGGGGTGGTGTGGCTCAGGGCGCGGCGCGTCACGGAGGCGGAGCCCCgtgagggcgccgccgccgaggtgcGGGCCGTGCACGAGGAGATCCGCGCCGACGTCTCGCCgctcttcctcgccgccggcaacgGGGACGTCGCGCTCGTCCGCGCCCTGCTC GCGAAGGGGGCCGACGTGAACGGGAAGGTGTTCCGAGGCTAcccggcgacggccgcggcgcgggagggTCGCGCGGAGGTGGCGGAGCTGCTGGTGCGCGCGGGCGCGTCGCAGCCGGCCTGCGAGGAGGCCGTCGTGGAGGCGGCGCTGCAGGGCCAGGCCGCCCTCGCGGCTATCTTCATGGGCTCGGACCTCGTCCGCCCGCGCGTCGCCATCCACGCGCTCGTGTCTGCCGCAGCGCGCGGCTTCGTCGACGTGGTCGACACGCTCATCAAG TGCGGAGCTGATCCAAATGCGACCGCTAGGGTGCTCCTGCGCTCGCTGAAGCCATCCCTGCACGCCAACGTAGACTGCACGGCACTCTTCGCCGCAATCGTGAGCCGGCAAGTCGCAGTGGTCCGTCATCTACTTCAG GCCGGCGTCAAGAGGGACACGAAGGTGAGGCTGGGCGCGTGGTCCTGGGACACGTCCACCAGCGAGGAGCTGCGCGTGGGCGCGGGGCTCGCCGAGCCCTACGACGCCGTCTGGTGCGCCGTGGAGTACTACGAGTCCACGGGCTCCATCCTGCGCATGCTCCTCCAGAACGGGTACACGTCGAGCGCCACGCACCTCGGCCGGACGCTCCTCCACCACGCCATCCTCTGCGgtagcggcggcgccgcccagaCCTTGCTGGCGTCTGGCGCGGACTCCGAAGCTCCCGTGAAGACGTCCAGGAGCAGCAGGTCTAGGCCGGTCCACCTGGCCACGCGGCTCGGCCAGCCGGAGATCCTGCAGACGTTTGTCG AGGGCTGCGACGTGAATGTgagggcggaggccggcgacaCCGCGG TCCTCGCTTCGCGNNNNNNNNNNNNNNNNNNNNNNNNNNNNNNNNNNNNNNNNNNNNNNNNNNNNNNNNNNNNNNNNNNNNNNNNNNNNNNNNNNNNNNNNNNNNNNNNNNNNCCGCGCTCGAGCGACCGGAACGTGTTCTCACCGCTGATGTTCGCCGCGCGGTGCGGTGACGCGGCCGCCATGGAAGTGCTGCTCGCTCAGCCGGACGTGGACGTGGACGAGCAGGACCTGGACGGGTGCTCGCCCATACTAACCGCCGCCAAGGTGGGCAACGTCGAGGCCTTCCGCGCCCTCGTGTTCGCCGGCGCCAACGTGAAGCTGAGCAACAAGCGCGGCGAGACGGCCATCGGGCTGGCGCAGCAGAGCAAGAGGGACCTCTTCGAGCAGGTCATGCTCGAGTTCGCGCTGGAGAAGGGCATGCCGGGGGGCTTCTACGCGCTGCACTGCGCGTCCCGgcgcggcgacgccgcggcggtgcgGCACCTGGTGGCGAGCACGGGCTGCGACGTCAAcgtccccgacggcgacggGTACACCCCGCTGATGCTCGCGGCCAGGGAAGGTCACGCGGGCGTGTGCGAGCTCCTCATCTCCTATGGCGCCCGCTGCGACCTCGAGACGCCCCGCGGCGAGACGGCGCTCTCCCTGGCGcgggccaccgccgcggcgttcAACAAGGCTGAGGACGTGATCATGGACGAGCTGGGCCGGCAGGCGGTGCTCCAGGGCGCGCGCGTCCGGAAGCACACCAAGGGCGGGCGCGGGAGGCCCCACGGCAAGCCGCTGCGGATGGTGGCCGCGGCGGGGGTGCTCCGGTGGGGCGGGTCGAGCCGGCGCAACGTGATCTGCCGGGAGGCCGAGGTCGGCGGCAGCTCGGCGTTCCAGCGGCACCGGCAGAGGAAGGGCGACGCGTACGAGCCGGGGCTGTTCCGCGTGGTGACGGCGACGGGGAGGGAGGTGCACTTCGTGTGccagggcggcgaggaggccgccgagcTGTGGGTGAGGGGCATCAGGGCCGTGACCAGGGCGGCGTTCGGCAAGAGATCAAGCAAGGAGTGA
- the LOC101781544 gene encoding uncharacterized protein LOC101781544 isoform X1 — MALLLRRGAALAARSFRAAAASSASTTMHRLPAAGSLAGAGEFAPARLFLLDSRRGFAKGKKSKDDRGDTVQAAPDIGPTVKSAATSQMDAAVIALSRELSKLRTGRANPGMLDHIMVETADVKVALNHIAVVSVLDAHTLSVMPYDPSSMKSIENAIISSPLGINPTPDGNRIIANIPPLTKENIQALCKVVTKSAEDFKQSIRRARQKALDTIKKSASSMPKDDVKRLEKEIEELTKKFIKSADDMCKAKEKEISGS, encoded by the exons ATGGCCCTCCTCCTTCGCCGAGGCgcggcgctcgccgcccgctccttccgcgcggcggccgcctcctccgcttccACCACCATGCACCGCCTTCCTGCCGCGGGATCCCTCGCGGGCGCCGGGGAATTCGCTCCAGCGCGGCTCTTTCTCCTCGACAGCCGGAGAGGCTTCGCCAAGGGGAAGAAATCGA AGGATGATCGAGGTGACACGGTTCAAGCCGCTCCTGACATTGGGCCAACCGTCAAATCAGCTGCCACTTCCCAAATGGATGCTGCAGTCATCGCACTTTCGCGAGAGCTGAGCAAACTACGGACTGGAAGAGCTAATCCTG GCATGCTTGACCATATCATGGTGGAGACTGCAGATGTTAAAGTTGCGTTGAATCACATTGCCGTTGTTTCTGTCCTGGATGCACATACTCTATCAGTGATGCCTTATGATCCTAGT TCCATGAAGTCTATTGAGAACGCTATTATCTCTTCACCCTTGGGCATTAATCCTACTCCTGATGGAAATAGGATTATTGCAAATATCCCTCC GTTGACGAAGGAGAATATACAG GCACTGTGCAAGGTTGTTACTAAATCTGCTGAGGATTTTAAGCAAAGTATTAGAAGAGCACGCCAAAAG GCCCTTGATACAATAAAGAAATCTGCATCTAGCATGCCGAAGGATGATGTAAAGAGGCTTGAGAAGGAG ATTGAAGAATTGACCAAGAAGTTCATAAAGTCAGCAGATGACATGTGCAAGGCTAAGGAGAAGGAAATCAGTGGAAGCTGA
- the LOC101781544 gene encoding uncharacterized protein LOC101781544 isoform X2 codes for MALLLRRGAALAARSFRAAAASSASTTMHRLPAAGSLAGAGEFAPARLFLLDSRRGFAKGKKSKDDRGDTVQAAPDIGPTVKSAATSQMDAAVIALSRELSKLRTGRANPGMLDHIMVETADVKVALNHIAVVSVLDAHTLSVMPYDPSSMKSIENAIISSPLGINPTPDGNRIIANIPPLTKENIQALCKVVTKSAEDFKQSIRRARQKSGQEHRTGY; via the exons ATGGCCCTCCTCCTTCGCCGAGGCgcggcgctcgccgcccgctccttccgcgcggcggccgcctcctccgcttccACCACCATGCACCGCCTTCCTGCCGCGGGATCCCTCGCGGGCGCCGGGGAATTCGCTCCAGCGCGGCTCTTTCTCCTCGACAGCCGGAGAGGCTTCGCCAAGGGGAAGAAATCGA AGGATGATCGAGGTGACACGGTTCAAGCCGCTCCTGACATTGGGCCAACCGTCAAATCAGCTGCCACTTCCCAAATGGATGCTGCAGTCATCGCACTTTCGCGAGAGCTGAGCAAACTACGGACTGGAAGAGCTAATCCTG GCATGCTTGACCATATCATGGTGGAGACTGCAGATGTTAAAGTTGCGTTGAATCACATTGCCGTTGTTTCTGTCCTGGATGCACATACTCTATCAGTGATGCCTTATGATCCTAGT TCCATGAAGTCTATTGAGAACGCTATTATCTCTTCACCCTTGGGCATTAATCCTACTCCTGATGGAAATAGGATTATTGCAAATATCCCTCC GTTGACGAAGGAGAATATACAG GCACTGTGCAAGGTTGTTACTAAATCTGCTGAGGATTTTAAGCAAAGTATTAGAAGAGCACGCCAAAAG AGTGGCCAGGAGCATAGGACTGGATACTGA
- the LOC101782894 gene encoding PTI1-like tyrosine-protein kinase 2 — protein MGRWWASAKRVFGDREDGEDGEDGDDGGSVGCFPRIARKLSRNSYAYTPDPGQGGGGPEAEEVVTVEVPEVPLREVNEITASFSGEKLIGQGSYAKVYRATLRGGRPAVVKRLERPSKHASNVIFLRQLSVASRLNHDNFVRLLGYTISNDLRVLVYEYATMGTLHDVLHGDREVLGQAAEQGAAGGRPVLSWIHRVHIALDAARGLEYLHETVRPAVTHKDVRSTNVLLFDGFRAKIADYNLFSQAADMARLNRSTHTLGSFGYQAPEYAMTGQMTDKSDVYSFGIVLLELLTGRKPLDRTLPQGQRSLVNWATPMLTEDRVQECIDPKLGDQYPPAGALKLGRIAVQCLHYDPILRPSMGTVARVINYAVLRDQQGVV, from the exons ATGGGGCGGTGGTGGGCGAGCGCGAAGAGAGTGTTCGGCGAccgcgaggacggcgaggacggcgaggacggcgatGATGGCGGGAGCGTCGGCTGCTTCCCGAGGATTGCGAGGAAGCTGTCCAGGAACTCGTACGCTTACACGCCGGATCCTG ggcaaggcggcggcggccccgaggcggaggaggtggtgacGGTGGAGGTGCCGGAGGTGCCGCTGCGGGAGGTGAACGAGATCACGGCGTCCTTCTCGGGCGAGAAGCTGATCGGCCAGGGCTCCTACGCCAAGGTGTACCGCGCCACGCTGCGGGGCGGCCGCCCCGCCGTGGTGAAGCGGCTGGAGAGGCCCTCCAAGCACGCGTCCAACGTCATCTTCCTCAGGCAGCTCTCCGTGGCGTCGCGGCTCAACCACGACAACTTCGTCCGCCTCCTTGGCTACACCATCAGCAACGACCTCCGCGTGCTCGTCTACGAGTACGCCACCATGGGCACCCTCCACGACGTCCTGCACGGGGACAGGGAGGTGCTGGGgcaggcggcggagcagggcgCCGCCGGAGGGAGGCCGGTGCTGAGCTGGATCCACCGCGTGCACATCGCGCTGGACGCGGCGAGGGGGCTGGAGTACCTGCACGAGACGGTGCGGCCGGCGGTGACGCACAAGGACGTGAGGTCCACCAACGTGCTGCTCTTCGATGGGTTCAGGGCCAAGATCGCCGACTACAACTTGTTCAGCCAGGCCGCGGACATGGCCAGGCTCAACCGCTCCACGCACACGCTCGGATCCTTCGGCTACCAGGCGCCCGA GTACGCCATGACGGGGCAGATGACGGACaagagcgacgtgtacagcttcgggaTCGTCCTCCTGGAGCTCCTGACGGGGAGGAAGCCGTTGGACCGGACGCTGCCGCAGGGGCAGCGCAGCCTGGTGAACTGG GCAACTCCAATGCTGACGGAAGACAGGGTTCAGGAGTGCATCGACCCGAAGCTTGGCGATCAGTATCCTCCTGCCGGAGCTCTCAAG CTCGGGCGGATCGCGGTGCAGTGCCTGCATTACGACCCCATCTTGCGGCCGTCCATGGGCACCGTCGCCCGCGTGATCAACTACGCCGTCTTGCGAGACCAGCAGGGCGTGGTCTGA